The proteins below are encoded in one region of Phycisphaerae bacterium:
- a CDS encoding adenosylhomocysteinase, whose amino-acid sequence MATAVTDFRVKDISLAEWGRKEIGIAESEMPGLMAIREDYAARKPLAGAKITGSLHMTTQTAVLIETLVALGAEVRWASCNIFSTQDQAAAAIAKVGIPVFAWRGETLEDYWDCTLRALTWPDADGPTGIVDDGGDATLLIHRGHAFESEHAKTGNLPTPCTDNKEIEIIDKLLIKVLQKDPQCWHKVARRVIGVSEETTTGVHRLYQMAKSGELLFPAINVNDSVTKSKFDNLYGCRESLVDGIKRATGVMVAGKKVVVLGYGDVGKGCVQSMKGLGATVFVTEIDPICALQAAMEGYQVVTMDEACKFGDIFVTATGNVDVITRQHMDQMKDGAIVCNIGHFDSEIQVDSLANLTWEEIKPQVDHVIWPDGKRIIVLAKGRLVNLGCAAGHPSFVMSNSFTNQTIAQLELWENRGNGKYERKVYTLPKVLDEKVAMFHLKKLGVHLTRLTEKQAKYLGVPQQGPFKPDHYRY is encoded by the coding sequence ATGGCTACTGCGGTTACGGATTTCAGAGTCAAGGACATCTCGCTGGCCGAGTGGGGTCGCAAGGAGATCGGGATCGCCGAATCGGAGATGCCCGGGCTGATGGCCATTCGGGAGGATTACGCGGCCCGCAAGCCTCTGGCCGGGGCGAAGATCACCGGTTCGCTGCACATGACCACGCAGACGGCGGTGCTGATCGAGACGCTGGTTGCGCTGGGGGCGGAGGTCCGCTGGGCGAGCTGCAACATTTTCTCGACCCAGGACCAGGCGGCGGCGGCCATCGCCAAGGTTGGCATTCCGGTATTCGCATGGCGGGGCGAGACGCTGGAGGACTACTGGGACTGTACGCTGCGGGCCCTGACCTGGCCGGATGCAGACGGGCCCACGGGGATCGTCGATGACGGCGGCGACGCGACGTTGCTCATTCACCGGGGGCACGCTTTCGAGTCGGAGCACGCCAAGACCGGCAACCTGCCGACGCCGTGCACCGACAACAAGGAGATCGAGATCATTGACAAGTTGCTGATCAAGGTTTTGCAGAAGGACCCGCAGTGCTGGCACAAGGTGGCCAGGCGGGTGATCGGGGTGAGCGAGGAGACGACGACCGGCGTACACCGGCTGTACCAGATGGCCAAGAGCGGCGAGCTGCTTTTCCCGGCGATCAACGTCAACGACTCGGTGACCAAGAGCAAGTTTGACAACCTGTACGGCTGCCGGGAGAGCCTGGTGGACGGCATCAAGCGGGCGACCGGCGTGATGGTGGCGGGCAAGAAGGTCGTGGTGCTGGGCTACGGCGATGTGGGCAAGGGCTGTGTGCAGTCGATGAAAGGGCTGGGCGCGACCGTGTTCGTTACCGAGATCGACCCGATCTGCGCGTTGCAGGCGGCCATGGAAGGTTACCAGGTGGTGACCATGGACGAGGCCTGCAAGTTCGGCGACATTTTCGTCACCGCGACCGGCAACGTCGATGTCATCACCCGGCAGCACATGGATCAGATGAAGGACGGGGCCATTGTTTGCAACATCGGGCACTTCGACAGTGAGATCCAGGTCGATTCGCTCGCGAATCTGACATGGGAGGAGATCAAGCCGCAGGTCGATCACGTCATCTGGCCGGACGGCAAGCGGATCATCGTGCTGGCCAAGGGTCGGCTGGTGAACCTGGGGTGTGCGGCCGGCCACCCGAGCTTCGTGATGAGCAACAGCTTCACCAACCAGACTATCGCCCAGCTCGAGCTGTGGGAGAACCGCGGCAACGGCAAGTACGAGCGGAAGGTCTACACCTTGCCCAAGGTGCTGGATGAGAAGGTGGCCATGTTCCACCTCAAGAAGCTTGGCGTCCACCTGACCCGGTTGACTGAGAAGCAGGCCAAGTACCTCGGCGTGCCGCAGCAGGGGCCGTTCAAGCCGGATCACTACCGGTATTGA